In the Agromyces flavus genome, GCTTCCGCGTGCTCGCCGGCACGACCGACCCGACCACGGCCGCGCCCGGGACCATCCGGGGCGACTTCGGTCGCGACTGGGGCCTCAAGGTGCAGCAGAACCTCGTGCACGGCTCCGACTCGGTGGAGTCGGCCGAGCGCGAGCTCGCGCTCTGGTTCGCCTGAGCGCGTCGCCGGGCGGCGGCATCCGATCGACCGGATGCCCCGCCCGACTCAGAACAGCGTGCTCAGGTCGGCGATGACGCGCGGGATGGCGTTCATCTGGACCTGGGCGAGCACGATCACGAGCACGTAGCACGCGAGCGTGACGACCACGATCCAGCCGAGGCCCACCGCACCCACGCGCCGCACGCGCTCGCCACCTCCGAACACGCCCTCGCGGAGGTTGCGGAAGGTCACCGCGAGGAACGTCGGGATGGTGACCGCCCACGTGAGCATGCACCAGGGGCACAGGACGTCGAGCACGTAGATGCTCTGCGCGATGAGCCACGCGACGAGCACCAGCGCGCCGGTCACGCCGACGTTGAGCCCGACCCAGAACCAGCGGTCGAACCGGGCGCGCGCGAGCAGCGCCATCCCGATCGTGATCACGACCGGCCATGCCATGAGTCCGATGAACGGGTTGGGGAAGCCGAAGATCGCTCCCTGCTGGGACGCCAGGTTGGTGCTGCACCCGACGAGCACGCCCACGTTGCAGCCCGGCTCGTAGCTCGGGTCGGAGAGCGTGAGGATCTTCTCGATGGACAGCTCGAAGGCTGCGAGGAGCCCGAGTGCGCCCGCGATCACGAGGAAGACAGCGAACGCGAGCGGCCGCGCCGTGCTGGGGGAGTCGGGCATGATCCGTATTCTGGCACGCCGATTCCGCGCAGGGCTGGGAGACCGTGCGATAATCGGATGAGTCGTCCGGGCCGCGCCCGGTGCGACGCCAACGAGGGCTTTGAGGATGCACCGCATCCCATCCGCGGAGCAACCGCGAGATTTGGCGTCACCGGCACCCGCCGGGCGCAGCAGTGAAGGATTGGCGATCCCGCCGCACGGCAGCGGATCGCTCTGAGGAGTACGGGCGAGATGGCGCGGCCATCGGTCCCGGCGTAGGAGTGCACCAGAGATGGTGGAAGACAACGGAACACCGCCGAACGCATCCGAGCACGAGGCGCCGCGCCGTCGCGCGGGACTCTTCGGGTCGCGGCGCAGCGGTCGTCGCGCACAGGTCGTGCCGCGAGAGGGCGGCGCCGTCGAGGCGACCGCCGAGCCGACGATGACCGATGAGGCGGGCCGGGCGCCCGACGAGGGCGCCGACGCCGCGGTGCTCGACTCGGCGGCGCCCGACGCGCAGGTCGCCGACACCGCTGCGAGCGCCGTGGACGTGCCGGCCGAGACCGCCGAGTCGCCGGCCGACGGCACCGACGCCGACGCCGAGTCCCAGGGAGAGTCTCCGGCGGATGCCGCCGAGGAGCTCCTCGCGACCGAATCGCCGATCCCTGCCGTGCTCTCCACCACCTCGCTGATCTTCCACGCGCCGCCGGTGTTCGTTCCGCCGACCGAGGAGCGCGAGGAGCGCGACGGAGGCTCCGGCGAGGGCTCGAGTGTGCGCCGCCGCGCCCGGCGTCGCAGCGGCGAGGAGTCGCGCAGTGCGGGCGACGAGCCCGCGAACACCGTCGTCAAGGTCCGCAAGCCGCGCGAGCCCGAGCTCATCACCGAGCCGCAGAAGGTCAAGGGCTCGACCCGCCTCGAGGCCAAGAAGCAGCGCCGCCGCGACGGCCGCGACGCCGGCCGCCGACGCGCCGTCATCACCGAGGCCGAGTTCCTCGCCCGTCGAGAGTCGGTCGACCGCCAGATGGTCGTCCGCCAGAAGGGTGGACGGATCCAGATCGGCGTCATGGAGGACGGCGTGCTCGTCGAGCACTACGTCGCCCGCAACCAGGACGCGTCGCTCATCGGGAACGTCTACCTCGGTCGCGTTCAGAACGTGCTGCCCAGCATGGAAGCCGCGTTCGTCGACATCGGGCGCGGCCGCAACGCGGTGCTGTACTCCGGCGAGGTCGACTGGGATGCGGCGGCCGAGAACGGCGAGAAGAACCAGCCCCGCCGCATCGAGCTCGCCCTCAAGCCGGGCGACCGCGTGCTCGTCCAGGTCACGAAGGACCCGGTCGGCCACAAGGGCGCGCGGCTCACGAGCCAGATCTCGCTGCCCGGCCGCTACCTCGTCTACGTGCCGAACGGCTCGATGAACGGCATCAGCCGCAAGCTTCCCGACACCGAGCGTGCGCGCCTCAAGAAGATCCTCAAGGAGGTGCTCCCCGAGAACCAGGGCGTCATCGTCCGCACCGCGGCCGAGGGCGCCACCGAGGAGCAGCTCACGCGCGACGTCAACCGGCTCATCGCCCAGTGGGCCGACATCTCGACCACCATCGAGAAGGTGCAGGCGCCGGCGCTGCTGCACTCCGAGCCCGACCTGCTGATCAAGATCGTCCGCGACGTCTTCAACGAGGACTTCCAGAAGATGATCATCGCCGGCGACGAGGCGCGACGCACGATCGAGAAGTACCTCGGACAGGTCGCCCCCGACCTGCTCGAGCGGGTCGAGGCGTACTCGGGCGAGCGCGACGCGTTCGACGAGTTCCGCATCACCGAGCAGATCGAGAAGGCGCTCGAGCGCAAGGTCTGGCTGCCGTCGGGCGGTTCGCTCATCATCGACCGGACCGAGGCGATGACCGTCATCGACGTCAACACCGGCAAGTTCGTCGGTTCGGGCGGCAACCTCGAGGAGACGGTCACCAAGAACAACCTCGAGGCCGCTGAGGAGATCGTGCGCCAACTGCGGTTGCGCGACATCGGCGGCATCATCGTCGTCGACTTCATCGACATGGTGCTCGAGTCGAACCGCGACCTCGTCCTGCGGCGGCTCGTGGAGTGCCTGTCGCGCGACCGCACCAAGCACCAGGTGGCCGAGGTCACTTCGCTCGGCCTCGTGCAGATGACCCGCAAGAAGCTCGGCCTCGGGCTGCTCGAGTCGTTCAGCGAGCCGTGCGAGGTGTGCGCGGGCCGCGGCATCATCGTGCATCACGAGCCGATCGCCAAGCACCGCGCGCCGCAGCAGCAGGTCGAGCGTCGGCGCAACCGCGGCGGCGGCGGCGGAGGCGGCGGCAACGGGTCCGGGTCCTCCGCTCCCGCGACCGACAAGGCGCACGCGGGTACGCACGCCATCACCGAGGACGTCAAGCACGCGCTCGCGCAGATCGCGGCCTCGACGGTCGCGCACCCCGAGCAGCGGCCGGCCGCGACCCCGGCCTCGACCGAATCCGAGTCCGCGAACGAGCCCGCCGAGGCGATCGAGCCGACCGTTGCGCCCGCCGAGGCCTCCGACCAGCCGTCGGAGTCGTCGGGCGGTCGTCGACGCGGCCGCCGGCGCGCCTCGCGCGGTTCGGGCGGCGATCGCAGCACGGGCGGAGTTGCCGAGGCGCCGTCGGTGCAGCCTGTCGCCGACGCGTCCGAGCCCGTCGCGGCCCCCGCCGAGCCGGTCCAGAAGGACGACCGAGGTGAGCGAGCCGAACAGCCGGCGCCGATCATCGACCTGCCCGACGCTCCGGTCCGACGCGAGCGGCCCGCGCGCGTCGCCGAGGCCGGGACGCTGCTCGACTCCGTGCTCGACGCGTTGCCTGCGCCGAAGGCTGCGGGGGAGGGGCGCGCGCGATCGCGCGGCCGTCGTGTCTCGACCGCGGCGCTGAGCCCGGCCGGTGCGCCGCCGGTGATCACGCGTCCCGACGGTACGCCCGGTTCAGGCGCCGAGTGACCGGCGTTCGCGGGGCCTGACCCGCAGTCCGCTCGCCGCGAGCCGCCGCACGAGCTCGCGCGGCGGCACGGGTTCGGCGCCCGCGGCGACCAGGTCGTCGTAGCGCTCGGCGGGGACGTCGTAGTGGTCGAGGTCGAATCCGCGGCGGGGGATCCCATTGCGGTCGGCGAACTCGCGCAACTCCTCGATCGACGCATCGCTGACCAGGTGCGACCACACCGTGCCGTGCTTCGGCCAGAGCGGCGGATCGATGAGTATCAAGTGAGCACCTCGCGTGTCGTCATGGGAGACTCCGCTGAACGCGGCGGGGTGACTTGCTCGCATCCGCGGCGAACGCGACGGCGGAGGGTCGCCAGAGCAGCCAGACCGCCGGAACGAGGAGGGCGAGGGCGGCCAGGAGATATCCGTACCCCATCACCAGACCGACGAACTCACCGACAGCGACCACGAGCAGGTAGAGCCGAGGCCACTGCGATCCTCGCCAAGCGGCCCACGCGGCCAGCATGAGCGTGATTCCGAGTGCCGCGAGAACGAAGACCGCAGTGAGAAGATCGGGCGCGATCAGGGGCCAGACGCCGAAGACGGACATCGCCAAGATTGGGATGAGGAACAGGCCGCCGTTCATGATCAACAGGGCCGTGGCCCACGTCGTCATGGCGGGTCGCACCGCAGGATCGATGAGCACGGCCATGCGGCGAGTGTACGCCGCGAAGCGAGCGACATCCGCTCGGACTGCCGCGACACGCGGCCGGGCCCCGTTTGACCGCCCCAAGGGCATCCGGTAGACTCGACCGCTGGTGCCACCGTCTTATCCCGGTGTGCCCGCACAGTTTTCTGGCAGTGACGACCCTCCTTCCCGCTGGGGTCATCCGCGCAGTGACATCCCATCAAGTTGACGGAGCCCAGAGGCTCCCCGGAGATAGGTACGAGAAGTGGTTTACGCAGTAGTGCGCGCCGGCGGCCGGCAGGAGAAGGTCGAGGTCGGCACCATCGTGACGATGGACCGGATCAAGGCCGACAAGGACGGCAACGTCCAGCTCACCCCGGTCCTCCTCGTGGACGGCGACAAGATCACCTCCGACGCGAAGTCGCTCGCCAAGGTCACGGTCACGGCCGAGGTCCTCGGCGACCTCCGCGGCCCGAAGATCGTGATCCAGAAGTTCAAGAACAAGACCGGCTACAAGAAGCGCCAGGGCCACCGTCAGGAGCTCACGCGCGTCAAGATCACCGGCATCAAGTAACGGCCAGAGGAGACAGGGACAATGGCACACAAGAAGGGTGCGAGCTCCACTCGCAACGGTCGTGACTCGAACGCCAAGCGCCTCGGCGTGAAGCGCTTCGGCGGCCAGGTCGTCTCCGCGGGCGAGATCCTCGTCCGCCAGCGCGGCACGCACTTCCACCCCGGTGCGGGTGTGGGTCGCGGCGGCGACGACACGCTGTTCGCCCTCGAGGCCGGCGCGGTCGAGTTCGGCAACAAGGGCGGCCGCAAGGTCGTGAACATCGTCGCGGTCGACGCGTAGTCGTCGGTCGGTTTCGTGAGGGCGGGCTTCGGCTCGCCCTCACGTGTTTCCAGAGAGGAGTGACGCGGCCATGGTGAGCTTCGTCGACCAGGTGCGGCTCTTCGTGCGCGCCGGCCACGGCGGCAACGGCTGCGTGTCGGTGCGCCGCGAGAAGTTCAAGCCGCTCGCCGGTCCCGACGGCGGCAACGGCGGAGACGGCGGCGACATCGTCCTCGTCGCCGACCCCCAGGTCACCACGCTCCTCTCGTACCACGGGCGACCGCACCGGTCGTCCGAGAACGGGCAGCCCGGCATGGGCGACAACCGTTCGGGCGCGACCGGCGAGGACCTCGAACTCCCCGTGCCCGTCGGCACGGTCGTGAAGGACGCCGACGGCGCCGAGCTGGCCGACCTCACCGAGCCGGGCATGCGCTTCGTCATCGCGCCCGGCGGCCAGGGAGGGCTCGGCAACGCCGCGCTGTCGTCGCCGAAGCGCAAGGCGCCCGGCTTCGCGCTGCTCGGCACGCCCGGTTTCGAGGGCGAGGTCACCCTCGAGCTGAAGACCATCGCGGATGTCGCGCTCGTCGGCTTCCCGTCGGCCGGCAAGTCCAGCCTCATCGCCGCCATGTCCGCGGCCCGGCCGAAGATCGCCGACTACCCCTTCACCACGCTGCATCCGAACCTCGGCGTCGTGCAGGCCGGCGACCACCGTTTCACCGTCGCCGACGTGCCCGGACTCATCGAGGGTGCGAGCGAGGGCAAGGGCCTGGGCCTCGAGTTCCTCCGCCACGTCGAGCGCTGCTCGGCGCTGCTGCACGTGCTGGACTGCGCCACGCTCGAGCCCGGGCGCGACCCGATCAGCGACCTCGACGTGATCCTCGCCGAGCTGGCCGCCTACGAGGTCCCCGAGGGACAGGTGCCGCTGCTCGAGCGTCCGCAGCTCGTCGCGCTGAACAAGATCGACGTGCCCGAGGCGCGCGAACTCGCCGACTTCGTCCGGCCCGAGCTCGAGTCCCGCGGGTACCGCGTGTTCGAGATCTCGACGGTCAGCCACGAGGGCCTCCGCCAGCTCGGCTTCGCGCTCGGCGAGGTCGTCGACGGCGCGCGGGCCGATGCCGCCGAGCAGGCGGCGGCCGCCCCGCGCATCGTGCTGCGTCCGAAGGCCGTGCGCGAGGTCGACTTCGTCGTGCGACCCGAGGGCGGCAGCTACGGCACGTTCTACCGCATCCTCGGCACCAAGCCCGAGCGGTGGGTCGCGCAGACCGACTTCCAGAACGACGAGGCCGTCGGCTACCTCGCCGACCGCCTGGCACGCCTCGGCGTCGAGGACGAGCTCGTCCGTGCCGGCGCCGTCGCCGGCTCGACCGTCGTCATCGGCCCCGGCGCCGGCGTCGTGTTCGACTGGGAGCCCACGCTGACCTCGACGGCCGAGCTCATCACGTCACCGCGCGGGTCCGACGTGCGCCTCGACGAGAACCGGCGCGCCACCAGGGCCGAGCGACGCAGCGGCTACCACGAGCGCATGGACGCCAAGGCCGAGGCCCGGGCCGAGCTCGACCGCGAGCGCGAGGCGGGCCTGTGGGCCGACGCGAATGAGACGGACGCTGGAATCGACGACGGCGATGGGAACATCGGCGAGGACGGGCGATGACGCGGGCGCGCCTGACGCGCGACTCGGTCGCGACCGCGCGACGGATCGTCGTCAAGGTCGGCTCCTCGTCGATCTCCGGAGAGAACGCCGACCAGATCGATCCGCTCGTCGATGCCCTCGTGACCGCCTACTCGCGCGGGGCCGAGGTGATCCTCGTGTCCTCGGGTGCCATCGCCACGGGCATGCCGTTCCTGCAGCTCGACGCGCGACCCGACGACCTCGCGACGCAGCAGGCCGCGGCATCCGTCGGGCAGAACGTCCTCATCTACCGCTACCAGAACTCGCTGCGCCGCTACGGCATCGTGGCCGGCCAGGTGCTGCTCACCGCGGGCGACCTCGAGAACGACACGCACCGGCTCAATGCGCAGCGCGCGATGGAACGGCTCCTCGGCCTGCGCATCCTGCCGATCGTCAACGAGAACGACACGGTCGCGACCCACGAGATCCGCTTCGGCGACAACGACCGGCTCGCCGCGATGGTGGCCGAGTTGGTCGATGCCGACCTGCTCGTCCTGCTCTCCGACGTGGACGCCCTCTACACGCGCCCCCCGCACCTCGAGGGGGCCGAGCGAATCTCGAGGGTGCCGTTCGGCGACGAACTGTCGGGCGTCGAGATCGGCTCGATCGGGCGCGCCGGCGTCGGCACGGGAGGCGCCGAGACCAAGGTCTCCGCGGCCCGCATCGCCGCGGCATCCGGTACCGGCGTGCTCGTCACGGCGACCTCGCTCGTCTCGGAGGCCCTGGGCGGCGAGGCGATCGGCACCTGGTTCGAACCCGCGAGCTGACGTCACACGGGCGCGCGGGTGACGCCCGCGAACTAGGCTTGGCAGTATGACCGACGTCCGTTCCGATCCTGCCGCCGACTTCATGGCGAGCCTCGCGTCCGAGCTCGACGAGCGGCTCTCCGCCGCCAAGGACGCCTCGCGCCGTCTGGCGCGGGCGACCACCGCCGAGAAGGATGCCGCGCTGCAGGCGATCAGCGATCGGCTCCGCGCCCGCGTCGACGACATCGTGGCCGCGAACGCACTCGACCTCGAGGCGGGCCGCGATGCAGGCCTCGCGACCGGACTGCTCGACCGACTCACGCTCGACGAACGCCGCATCGGCGCGATCGCCGATGCCGTGCTCGACGTCGTCTCGCTGACCGACCCGATCGGGGAGACGGTCAGCGGCCGCACGCTGCCCAACGGCGTGCGGATCGAGCAGGTGCGCGTCCCGCTCGGCGTCGTCGGCGCGATCTACGAGGCGCGGCCCAACGTCACGGTCGACATCGCCGCCCTCGCTCTCAAGAGCGGCAACGCCGTCGCGCTCCGCGGCGGCTCGGCCGCCGAACGCACCAACGCGGTGCTCGTCGAGGTGCTGCGCGAGGCCATCACGAGCGCCGGCCTGCCGGGCGACGCGGTCCAGACCGTCGACGACTACGGTCGCGACGGTGCACGGCATCTCATGCGGGCCCGCGACTTCATCGACGTGCTGATCCCTCGGGGCAGTGCGGCGCTCATCCGCGCGGTCGTCGACGAGGCGACGGTTCCCGTCATCGAGACGGGGGCCGGCGTCGTGCACATGTTCCTCGATGCCAGCGCGCGAGAGGACTGGTCGATCGACCTCGTGCACAACGCGAAGGTGCAGCGTCCGAGCGTCTGCAACGCCCTCGAGACGCTGCTCGTGCACGCCGACGCCGCCGAGCGGTTGCTGCCGCCGGTGCTCGCGAAGCTGGAGGCCTCGGGCGTGACCGTGCACGGGGACGATCGCGTGCGTGCGCTGCATCCGTCGGCCGTGCCCACGACCGACGAGGACTGGGCCACCGAGCACATGAGCCTCGACCTCTCGGTCGGCGTCGTCGACTCGCTCGACGATGCGCTCGCGCACATCCGCCGCTACTCGACCCGGCACACGGAGTCGATCGTCACCAACGACCTCGGCAACGCCGAGCGCTTCCTCGAGGAGGTCGACGCGGCGGCCGTCATGGTCAACGCGTCGACCCGGTTCACCGACGGCGCCGAGTTCGGCTTCGGCGCCGAAGTGGGCATCTCGACGCAGAAGCTCCACGCGCGCGGGCCGATGGGGCTGCCCGAGCTGACCAGCACCAAGTGGATCGTCAGAGGGGCCGGTCACGTGCGCGCCTGACGCGGAACGGCCTGCGCCTCCCCGCTAGACTGTCCTGAGCGTTACCCCGCGATCCCCGCGCGAACCGAAGGAGCGGCGAATGAGCCTTGCGACAGTGCTGACCAGCACGGTGCTGACCGAGACCGTGCACGCGAGGGAGCTCCCGATGGAGCCCTTCGCCTACGGCCTCATCGCGATCGCCCTCTTCGCCGTGCTCGGCGGCGTCGCATACTCCTACCGCGATGTCGCGAACCGCCATCGCGCGAAGGCCGCGGCCTACGCCGCTCGCCACGGCGGAGTGGAGCCCGGCGGTCACTGAGGCTGACGAGCCCGTCGTGAGCACGCAGGTGCGCCGACCACGCATCGGCGTGATGGGCGGCACGTTCGACCCCATCCACCACGGCCACCTCGTGGCGGCCAGCGAGGTCGCCCAGTCGTTCGGCCTCGACGAGGTGATCTTCGTCCCCACCGGCCGTCCGTACTACAAGGAGGTCGTGACCCCGGCCGAGCATCGCTACCTCATGACCGTGATCGCCACGGCCTCGAATCCGAGCTTCACCGTGAGCCGGGTCGACATCGACCGCGAGAAGCCGACCTACACGATCGACACGCTCCGCGACATCCGGGCCGAACGCCCCGAGGCCGACCTCTTCTTCATCTCGGGGGCGGACGCCATCGCACAGATCCTCTCCTGGAAGGACGTCGAGGAGCTCTGGTCGCTCGCCCATTTCGTGGCTGTGAGTCGACCGGGACACGTGTTGTCCATTTCGGGTCTGCCTGAGCAGGACGTAAGCTTGCTGGAGGTTCCGGCGCTGGCGATCTCGTCGACGGATTGCCGGGACCGAGTGCACCGGGGCTTCCCGGTGTGGTACCTGGTGCCTGACGGGGTCGTCCAGTACATCTCCAAGCACCACCTCTATCGGAGTGTCGAATGACGTCGTCGCAGGAACCGCCGCTCACGCGCCGCGAGATTCGCGAGCGCGAGCGGCTGATCGAGCAGCAGAAGGCTGCCACGGCGTCCCAGCAGCCCGAGGCCGCCGGACCGCCCCAGCAGCCGACTCCGCCGTCGTACCCGGCGACTCCGCAGCAGTACGCGCCGCCGCGTGTGCCGCAGCCCGCCGGCGGGCCGCAGGGCGGGCCCGGCAGGGGAGCACCCGGTGGCGGAACGCCCCAACCGCAGCGACCGGCCGAGCCGCGTCAGGCTCCGCCGCCCGGCCGCCAGCCGCAGCAGTGGTCGGATGCCCCGACGCGCGGTCCGCAGGGCGGCGCTCCCGGCCCCGCGCCTGCCGGGCAGCCGCGTGACGCGTACACGTCCGGTTCGATGCCCCTGCCCCGTGATGCGCACACCTCTGGTTCGATGCCGGTGCCGCAGGGCGATCCGCGCGCGCAGGGCCAGCAGCGTCCGCCGCAGGGGGCCGC is a window encoding:
- a CDS encoding vitamin K epoxide reductase family protein, which encodes MPDSPSTARPLAFAVFLVIAGALGLLAAFELSIEKILTLSDPSYEPGCNVGVLVGCSTNLASQQGAIFGFPNPFIGLMAWPVVITIGMALLARARFDRWFWVGLNVGVTGALVLVAWLIAQSIYVLDVLCPWCMLTWAVTIPTFLAVTFRNLREGVFGGGERVRRVGAVGLGWIVVVTLACYVLVIVLAQVQMNAIPRVIADLSTLF
- the obgE gene encoding GTPase ObgE, encoding MVSFVDQVRLFVRAGHGGNGCVSVRREKFKPLAGPDGGNGGDGGDIVLVADPQVTTLLSYHGRPHRSSENGQPGMGDNRSGATGEDLELPVPVGTVVKDADGAELADLTEPGMRFVIAPGGQGGLGNAALSSPKRKAPGFALLGTPGFEGEVTLELKTIADVALVGFPSAGKSSLIAAMSAARPKIADYPFTTLHPNLGVVQAGDHRFTVADVPGLIEGASEGKGLGLEFLRHVERCSALLHVLDCATLEPGRDPISDLDVILAELAAYEVPEGQVPLLERPQLVALNKIDVPEARELADFVRPELESRGYRVFEISTVSHEGLRQLGFALGEVVDGARADAAEQAAAAPRIVLRPKAVREVDFVVRPEGGSYGTFYRILGTKPERWVAQTDFQNDEAVGYLADRLARLGVEDELVRAGAVAGSTVVIGPGAGVVFDWEPTLTSTAELITSPRGSDVRLDENRRATRAERRSGYHERMDAKAEARAELDREREAGLWADANETDAGIDDGDGNIGEDGR
- a CDS encoding Rne/Rng family ribonuclease — translated: MVEDNGTPPNASEHEAPRRRAGLFGSRRSGRRAQVVPREGGAVEATAEPTMTDEAGRAPDEGADAAVLDSAAPDAQVADTAASAVDVPAETAESPADGTDADAESQGESPADAAEELLATESPIPAVLSTTSLIFHAPPVFVPPTEEREERDGGSGEGSSVRRRARRRSGEESRSAGDEPANTVVKVRKPREPELITEPQKVKGSTRLEAKKQRRRDGRDAGRRRAVITEAEFLARRESVDRQMVVRQKGGRIQIGVMEDGVLVEHYVARNQDASLIGNVYLGRVQNVLPSMEAAFVDIGRGRNAVLYSGEVDWDAAAENGEKNQPRRIELALKPGDRVLVQVTKDPVGHKGARLTSQISLPGRYLVYVPNGSMNGISRKLPDTERARLKKILKEVLPENQGVIVRTAAEGATEEQLTRDVNRLIAQWADISTTIEKVQAPALLHSEPDLLIKIVRDVFNEDFQKMIIAGDEARRTIEKYLGQVAPDLLERVEAYSGERDAFDEFRITEQIEKALERKVWLPSGGSLIIDRTEAMTVIDVNTGKFVGSGGNLEETVTKNNLEAAEEIVRQLRLRDIGGIIVVDFIDMVLESNRDLVLRRLVECLSRDRTKHQVAEVTSLGLVQMTRKKLGLGLLESFSEPCEVCAGRGIIVHHEPIAKHRAPQQQVERRRNRGGGGGGGGNGSGSSAPATDKAHAGTHAITEDVKHALAQIAASTVAHPEQRPAATPASTESESANEPAEAIEPTVAPAEASDQPSESSGGRRRGRRRASRGSGGDRSTGGVAEAPSVQPVADASEPVAAPAEPVQKDDRGERAEQPAPIIDLPDAPVRRERPARVAEAGTLLDSVLDALPAPKAAGEGRARSRGRRVSTAALSPAGAPPVITRPDGTPGSGAE
- a CDS encoding DUF4031 domain-containing protein, with product MILIDPPLWPKHGTVWSHLVSDASIEELREFADRNGIPRRGFDLDHYDVPAERYDDLVAAGAEPVPPRELVRRLAASGLRVRPRERRSLGA
- a CDS encoding glutamate-5-semialdehyde dehydrogenase, giving the protein MTDVRSDPAADFMASLASELDERLSAAKDASRRLARATTAEKDAALQAISDRLRARVDDIVAANALDLEAGRDAGLATGLLDRLTLDERRIGAIADAVLDVVSLTDPIGETVSGRTLPNGVRIEQVRVPLGVVGAIYEARPNVTVDIAALALKSGNAVALRGGSAAERTNAVLVEVLREAITSAGLPGDAVQTVDDYGRDGARHLMRARDFIDVLIPRGSAALIRAVVDEATVPVIETGAGVVHMFLDASAREDWSIDLVHNAKVQRPSVCNALETLLVHADAAERLLPPVLAKLEASGVTVHGDDRVRALHPSAVPTTDEDWATEHMSLDLSVGVVDSLDDALAHIRRYSTRHTESIVTNDLGNAERFLEEVDAAAVMVNASTRFTDGAEFGFGAEVGISTQKLHARGPMGLPELTSTKWIVRGAGHVRA
- the nadD gene encoding nicotinate-nucleotide adenylyltransferase, which translates into the protein MSTQVRRPRIGVMGGTFDPIHHGHLVAASEVAQSFGLDEVIFVPTGRPYYKEVVTPAEHRYLMTVIATASNPSFTVSRVDIDREKPTYTIDTLRDIRAERPEADLFFISGADAIAQILSWKDVEELWSLAHFVAVSRPGHVLSISGLPEQDVSLLEVPALAISSTDCRDRVHRGFPVWYLVPDGVVQYISKHHLYRSVE
- the rpmA gene encoding 50S ribosomal protein L27, coding for MAHKKGASSTRNGRDSNAKRLGVKRFGGQVVSAGEILVRQRGTHFHPGAGVGRGGDDTLFALEAGAVEFGNKGGRKVVNIVAVDA
- the proB gene encoding glutamate 5-kinase, translated to MTRARLTRDSVATARRIVVKVGSSSISGENADQIDPLVDALVTAYSRGAEVILVSSGAIATGMPFLQLDARPDDLATQQAAASVGQNVLIYRYQNSLRRYGIVAGQVLLTAGDLENDTHRLNAQRAMERLLGLRILPIVNENDTVATHEIRFGDNDRLAAMVAELVDADLLVLLSDVDALYTRPPHLEGAERISRVPFGDELSGVEIGSIGRAGVGTGGAETKVSAARIAAASGTGVLVTATSLVSEALGGEAIGTWFEPAS
- the rplU gene encoding 50S ribosomal protein L21, with the translated sequence MVYAVVRAGGRQEKVEVGTIVTMDRIKADKDGNVQLTPVLLVDGDKITSDAKSLAKVTVTAEVLGDLRGPKIVIQKFKNKTGYKKRQGHRQELTRVKITGIK